The Lacipirellula parvula genome window below encodes:
- a CDS encoding ParB N-terminal domain-containing protein, with protein MQIRDRIRELRRVRANELRPNPRNWRTHPDSQRDALRGLLAEIGYAGALLARELDDGSLQLIDGHLRAETTPDAVVPVLVLDVNAEEADKILLTHDPIAALAGTDHEQLTALLIDARFNSPHVAQLLDGLAQTAAEVEAAVERDCEEVRIPESWQVVVECRDEEDQREMFERLRGEGRRCRVLTL; from the coding sequence ATGCAAATACGCGATCGGATTCGTGAGTTGCGCCGTGTGAGGGCTAACGAACTGCGCCCGAACCCTCGCAACTGGCGGACGCATCCCGACTCGCAGCGTGATGCGCTCCGCGGGTTGCTCGCCGAGATCGGCTACGCCGGGGCGTTGTTGGCGCGTGAACTCGACGACGGTTCGCTGCAGTTGATTGACGGCCACCTCCGTGCGGAGACGACGCCCGATGCAGTCGTGCCGGTGCTGGTGCTCGATGTGAACGCCGAGGAGGCCGACAAGATTTTGCTGACGCACGATCCAATTGCCGCGCTGGCAGGAACTGATCATGAGCAGCTAACGGCGCTCCTGATCGATGCGAGGTTCAACAGCCCGCATGTGGCGCAACTACTAGACGGCCTCGCCCAAACGGCGGCCGAAGTCGAAGCGGCGGTCGAGCGCGATTGCGAAGAAGTGCGAATTCCGGAGTCGTGGCAAGTCGTTGTCGAATGTCGCGATGAGGAAGATCAACGCGAGATGTTCGAACGGCTCCGCGGCGAAGGTCGGCGGTGTCGGGTGTTGACGTTGTGA
- a CDS encoding flavin-containing monooxygenase, protein MIDRPDKFCIIGAGSSGIAAAKNFLAAGIPFDCLEREDDVGGNWYFGAPCSRVYASTHLVSSKPLTEYSDFPMPEKWPDYPSHRQTLAYLRDYARQFGVYERIEFGVGVESVEPAGAEQGLQQDGTRGGPLGVPRGDEVQGSNGKSGWIVRLSNGESRHYRGVVIANGHNWDPRWPEYPGEFAGEAIHSASFKSADVLRGKRVLVVGGGNSGCDIANEAALHADEAILSTRRAYHILPKFIRGRPVDQANELLLWLRVPLWARRLAGAVVSHVALGPAWRTGVPKPDHRLFESHPILNSQIHHHVGHGRLALRPDIARFAGHRVEFVDGSAAEIDLVVYATGYRVNMPFIAREQLNWQGDAPRLFVNVFHPERDDLFCIGLIQPDSGQFGLVDYQSQLVARYVQAIDRGSERAEEFRRLKATERPDLWSGVQYLPSPRHTLEVEHYSYRRRLQRLAKRLSR, encoded by the coding sequence ATGATCGATCGTCCAGACAAATTTTGCATCATCGGCGCCGGCTCGTCCGGGATTGCGGCAGCGAAGAATTTTCTCGCCGCCGGCATTCCGTTCGATTGCCTGGAGCGCGAAGACGATGTCGGCGGCAATTGGTACTTCGGGGCGCCTTGCAGCCGAGTCTATGCGTCGACGCATCTCGTCTCGTCGAAGCCGCTCACTGAGTACAGCGACTTCCCAATGCCGGAGAAATGGCCCGACTATCCGAGTCATCGGCAGACGCTCGCGTATCTGCGCGATTATGCGCGCCAGTTTGGCGTGTATGAGCGGATTGAGTTTGGCGTTGGCGTGGAGAGCGTTGAGCCTGCGGGAGCAGAGCAAGGCTTGCAGCAAGACGGTACTCGGGGCGGACCCCTCGGCGTACCTCGGGGTGACGAGGTTCAAGGGAGTAACGGAAAAAGCGGCTGGATCGTTCGGCTTTCCAACGGCGAGTCGCGGCACTACCGCGGCGTCGTCATCGCCAACGGACACAATTGGGATCCACGCTGGCCCGAGTACCCGGGCGAGTTTGCGGGCGAGGCGATCCACTCGGCGTCCTTCAAATCGGCCGACGTGCTGCGCGGCAAACGGGTGCTGGTGGTCGGCGGCGGCAACAGCGGTTGCGACATCGCAAACGAAGCAGCGCTCCATGCCGACGAGGCGATCCTCAGCACGCGGCGAGCCTACCACATTCTGCCGAAGTTCATTCGCGGCCGGCCGGTCGACCAAGCGAACGAACTGTTGCTATGGCTCCGCGTGCCGCTGTGGGCTCGCCGCCTTGCCGGCGCCGTCGTCAGCCACGTGGCGCTTGGCCCCGCGTGGCGTACCGGCGTGCCGAAGCCCGATCATCGGCTCTTCGAAAGCCACCCGATTCTCAACTCGCAGATCCATCACCATGTCGGGCATGGCCGGCTGGCGCTGCGGCCCGACATCGCCCGCTTCGCCGGCCACCGCGTCGAGTTCGTCGACGGCAGCGCGGCGGAGATCGATCTGGTGGTCTACGCCACTGGCTACCGCGTGAACATGCCGTTCATCGCCCGCGAGCAACTCAACTGGCAAGGCGACGCCCCGCGGCTGTTCGTGAACGTCTTCCATCCCGAACGCGACGACCTGTTTTGCATTGGCCTCATCCAGCCCGACAGCGGGCAGTTCGGACTGGTCGATTACCAGTCGCAGCTGGTCGCCCGGTACGTGCAGGCGATTGATCGCGGGAGCGAGCGAGCCGAGGAGTTCCGGCGATTGAAGGCGACCGAGCGGCCTGACCTGTGGAGCGGCGTTCAGTATCTCCCTTCGCCGCGCCACACGCTGGAGGTCGAGCACTATAGCTACCGGCGACGGCTGCAGCGGCTGGCCAAGCGGTTGTCTCGGTAA
- a CDS encoding helix-turn-helix domain-containing protein: MTQAPAIDAAPTPRRTLHGENVRRCMVTQGLTLLQVVEATGLDERTIRSLLRGTTQPHSRTLHKLAAGLGIDADELFVDHREEAARFDRHANPAAVQIVRRHPELFAAWSPADFEEFFSRVAVGGELTEEGALAYAAAANHRRQLMTQVAVILESSESQHLSEIIALLYQRVTTIE; this comes from the coding sequence ATGACTCAAGCACCCGCGATCGACGCCGCTCCGACGCCCCGCCGCACGCTGCATGGCGAGAATGTCCGCCGCTGCATGGTGACGCAGGGGCTGACGCTGCTGCAGGTCGTCGAAGCGACCGGGCTCGACGAGCGGACGATCCGCAGCCTCCTCCGCGGTACGACGCAGCCCCATAGCCGGACGCTCCACAAGCTGGCGGCGGGGCTCGGCATCGATGCCGATGAGTTGTTCGTCGACCACCGCGAAGAGGCAGCCCGCTTCGATCGCCACGCCAACCCGGCGGCGGTGCAAATCGTGCGGCGCCACCCGGAACTATTCGCCGCCTGGTCGCCAGCCGACTTCGAAGAATTCTTCAGCCGCGTCGCCGTCGGCGGCGAGTTGACCGAAGAAGGCGCCCTCGCCTACGCCGCCGCCGCCAACCACCGCCGGCAACTGATGACGCAAGTCGCGGTCATTCTTGAGAGCTCTGAGTCGCAACACCTGAGCGAAATCATCGCGTTGCTCTATCAGCGCGTGACGACGATTGAGTGA
- a CDS encoding GNAT family N-acetyltransferase: MPSLEINVECPVHDSFRVQQVAGMFDVPLAEKLEQRFAVELPGDDEPWQVGLIVGPSGSGKSTVASQYYGERLYRGAEWPDDRAVIDCFGELPVRQVVELLTAVGFSSPPSWVKPYRVLSCGERFRCDLARALGRSCESRVSSSEIEVGSEQLVARSSELVTPVIAFDEFTSVVDRNVARACSMAIAKGIRRGSIGCRFVAVTCHYDVAEWLEADWVLDMATGELQRRRLRRPAIELEIHRCGVAPWRLFARHHYLSGSLTPGARCYLATWQGEPVTFCATLPVITKRNHRRFTRIVTLPDYQGMGIGMRVVAAVAELHRVEGLRINVTSSHPALIRHCERSSLWRTVNVKKSGASPSGSKRFPSYRSSTGRAVVSFEFVGAEN; the protein is encoded by the coding sequence ATGCCTTCACTTGAAATCAACGTCGAATGTCCCGTTCACGACTCGTTCCGGGTCCAGCAGGTTGCGGGGATGTTCGATGTGCCGCTGGCGGAGAAGCTCGAGCAACGATTCGCCGTTGAACTGCCCGGCGATGACGAGCCATGGCAGGTCGGACTGATCGTCGGCCCCTCAGGCAGCGGCAAGAGCACCGTGGCGTCGCAGTATTACGGCGAACGGCTTTACCGCGGCGCCGAGTGGCCCGACGATCGCGCGGTGATCGATTGCTTCGGCGAATTGCCGGTGCGGCAGGTCGTCGAATTGCTAACCGCGGTCGGCTTCAGCTCGCCGCCGTCATGGGTGAAGCCATATCGCGTGTTGAGTTGCGGGGAGAGGTTTCGTTGCGATTTGGCGAGGGCGCTGGGGAGAAGTTGCGAGTCGCGAGTTTCGAGTAGCGAGATAGAAGTTGGCTCCGAACAACTCGTCGCTCGCAGCTCGGAACTAGTGACTCCCGTTATTGCCTTCGACGAATTCACCAGCGTCGTCGATCGAAACGTCGCGCGAGCTTGTTCGATGGCGATCGCCAAAGGGATCCGCCGCGGCAGCATCGGCTGCCGGTTCGTCGCGGTGACGTGCCATTACGACGTTGCCGAGTGGCTCGAAGCCGATTGGGTGCTCGACATGGCGACGGGTGAGTTGCAGCGGAGGCGTCTTCGGCGTCCTGCGATCGAGCTCGAAATCCATCGCTGCGGCGTGGCGCCGTGGCGGCTGTTTGCGCGTCATCACTATCTGAGCGGTTCGCTGACGCCTGGCGCTCGCTGCTACTTGGCGACTTGGCAAGGCGAGCCGGTGACGTTCTGTGCGACGCTGCCGGTGATCACGAAGCGTAATCACCGGCGGTTCACGCGGATCGTCACGCTGCCTGATTATCAGGGGATGGGCATCGGCATGCGCGTCGTCGCGGCGGTGGCGGAACTCCATCGGGTCGAGGGGTTGCGCATCAACGTCACCAGCAGTCACCCGGCGCTGATTCGCCACTGCGAACGCTCATCACTGTGGCGGACGGTGAACGTGAAGAAGAGCGGCGCCAGCCCTAGCGGTTCGAAGCGATTTCCAAGTTATCGCAGTTCGACGGGGCGAGCGGTGGTGTCATTTGAGTTTGTGGGCGCCGAGAACTGA
- a CDS encoding S1 family peptidase: MRNILQLRWLHSEQATTLAAVAAWSLIGLTLALSSCPPPSKGGARGGIPEASVRIHVQTINLCQFIAPSNSTAASCRIHNQLPGGVANAGSGTLIDALPDGSRGLVLTCAHLFSEGTGQVVVEFPDGRTHGALVVAIDHQADLAALEIARPAAPAVEVNRELSTASQLTACGFGPTGAYRCITGPAIGYSEGAGQTNVRIQGAVRSGDSGGGVFDDRGRLVAVVWGESSGVTYASTGRPLGRFLDRALGRRAAGALPSTTSPANGTNGAVAWCPDGTCPLVGPLVGSEQRTPLFKPVTPQQPSGSCQCGDALAAINARLGALELQPAASTPNGNAQPQTGDAESPNWSNIARSAVTIATALLGVSGPAGWGVIAASTVGGWLIGRGLKRRKLRAASSELREEEAPSQPESSTSKLATHPSPLAATEATAAAADPFHNGSERIVSLAVDEQSPIERDDREARELLRLSQLEGRDPLQDAVAGRLALDRLDALAESDADPQQVAWADALRRELRERFNEIAPTKFQVNEEC, translated from the coding sequence ATGAGAAACATTCTTCAATTGCGGTGGTTGCACAGCGAGCAAGCGACCACGCTCGCCGCCGTCGCAGCCTGGTCGCTCATTGGCTTGACGCTGGCGCTCTCTTCCTGTCCCCCTCCCTCGAAGGGAGGGGCTAGGGGAGGGATTCCCGAAGCATCCGTCCGCATTCACGTTCAAACCATCAACCTCTGCCAATTCATCGCTCCATCGAACTCCACCGCTGCCTCCTGTCGCATCCACAACCAACTCCCCGGCGGCGTCGCCAACGCCGGCAGCGGCACGCTGATCGACGCGCTCCCCGACGGCAGTCGCGGCTTGGTCCTCACTTGCGCCCACTTGTTCAGCGAGGGAACGGGCCAAGTCGTCGTCGAGTTTCCCGATGGTCGCACCCATGGGGCGCTCGTTGTCGCGATCGATCACCAAGCCGATCTCGCGGCGCTCGAGATCGCGCGACCAGCCGCTCCAGCGGTCGAAGTGAATCGAGAATTGTCGACGGCTAGCCAACTGACCGCGTGCGGCTTCGGCCCGACCGGCGCCTACCGCTGCATCACAGGCCCGGCGATCGGTTATTCGGAAGGTGCGGGACAAACCAACGTGCGGATTCAAGGCGCCGTGCGATCAGGAGATTCGGGCGGCGGCGTGTTCGACGACCGCGGCCGGCTCGTCGCGGTGGTGTGGGGCGAAAGCAGCGGCGTCACCTACGCCAGCACGGGCCGGCCGCTAGGTCGATTTCTCGATCGTGCGTTGGGGCGGCGAGCAGCGGGCGCCCTTCCGTCAACGACATCGCCTGCAAATGGAACGAATGGCGCCGTCGCCTGGTGCCCTGATGGAACCTGCCCGCTTGTCGGACCGCTTGTCGGCAGCGAGCAACGCACTCCGCTGTTCAAGCCAGTCACGCCGCAGCAGCCGAGTGGTTCGTGCCAATGCGGCGATGCGTTGGCGGCGATCAACGCGCGGCTCGGTGCGCTTGAGCTGCAACCCGCTGCATCAACGCCGAACGGGAATGCTCAACCGCAGACCGGCGACGCGGAGTCGCCCAATTGGAGCAACATCGCTCGCTCCGCGGTAACGATCGCGACCGCGTTGCTCGGCGTCAGCGGCCCGGCCGGCTGGGGCGTCATCGCTGCCTCGACGGTCGGCGGTTGGCTCATCGGTCGTGGGTTGAAACGTCGCAAGCTGCGAGCGGCGAGTAGCGAGTTACGAGAAGAAGAAGCACCATCGCAACCTGAATCTTCGACCTCGAAACTCGCTACTCACCCCTCGCCGCTTGCGGCCACGGAGGCGACCGCCGCCGCGGCGGATCCGTTTCATAACGGTAGCGAACGCATCGTCTCACTCGCCGTCGACGAGCAATCGCCGATCGAGCGTGATGATCGCGAAGCTCGAGAACTTCTACGACTTTCGCAGCTGGAAGGACGTGACCCGCTACAAGACGCGGTTGCGGGACGCCTTGCACTCGACCGGCTCGACGCGCTTGCCGAAAGCGACGCTGATCCACAGCAAGTCGCTTGGGCCGACGCGCTAAGGCGCGAGCTGCGCGAGCGGTTCAACGAGATCGCGCCGACGAAGTTTCAAGTTAATGAGGAATGCTGA
- a CDS encoding phage portal protein: protein MTQYLDQYEQRVSEAVDSLWDALVDPREAYVDDDGMWWNNLNEAGGGFVRAGLPYLNEAQLAEVRLDCRRLVATNEFAINGVENRISYIVGSGHVYRAVLRDDSAAGAALLTEVQGVLNEFLSVNAWHARQQEIVRRMDRDGEAFLRFFVGLDGMTRVRFIEPEQVSTPKELSQEPSASFGVHTESDDVESVRGYYVDGEPIAAGEIQHRKANVDANVKRGLSLYFPVRKNLRRVEKLLRNMSAVAEIQSAIALIRKHRSALRNGVEQFVTDGSSTSGFSPATGRTRRLATYEPGTILDAPAGLEYDFPAAGVNASNFVTVLQAELRAIAARLVMPEFMFTSDASNANYSSTLVAEGPAVKMFERLQASLRNDDLLVMWRVIENAAAAGRLPRDVRQRVEVQITLPSLHVRDQLREVQVEKIAFEKGILSPQTWSQRLGLDYDQEQKNWEGASDELRAARVKSKP from the coding sequence ATGACACAGTATCTAGATCAGTACGAACAGCGCGTCAGCGAAGCGGTCGACTCGCTGTGGGACGCGCTCGTCGATCCGCGCGAGGCGTATGTCGACGATGACGGCATGTGGTGGAACAATCTCAACGAAGCCGGCGGCGGCTTTGTGCGGGCGGGGTTGCCGTATCTTAACGAGGCGCAGTTGGCGGAGGTGCGGCTCGATTGCCGACGACTCGTCGCGACGAACGAGTTCGCCATCAACGGCGTTGAGAACCGCATCAGCTACATCGTGGGCTCCGGGCATGTCTACCGAGCGGTGCTGCGTGATGACTCCGCAGCCGGGGCCGCGCTGCTGACGGAAGTGCAGGGGGTGCTCAACGAGTTCCTGTCCGTCAATGCCTGGCACGCGCGGCAGCAGGAGATCGTGCGGCGGATGGATCGCGACGGCGAAGCCTTTTTGCGGTTTTTCGTCGGCCTCGACGGCATGACGCGGGTGCGGTTCATCGAGCCAGAGCAAGTCTCGACGCCGAAGGAGCTATCGCAAGAACCCTCTGCGTCGTTCGGCGTGCACACGGAAAGTGACGACGTCGAGTCGGTTCGCGGCTACTACGTCGACGGCGAACCAATCGCGGCGGGCGAGATTCAGCATCGTAAGGCAAATGTCGACGCCAACGTGAAGCGGGGGCTGTCGCTCTATTTTCCGGTGCGGAAGAACTTGCGGCGAGTGGAAAAACTGTTGCGGAACATGAGCGCGGTCGCGGAGATTCAGTCGGCGATCGCGCTGATTCGCAAGCATCGCAGCGCGCTGCGTAACGGCGTCGAGCAGTTTGTCACTGACGGCTCCAGTACTTCAGGCTTTAGCCCCGCGACGGGGCGCACACGCCGACTGGCGACCTACGAGCCGGGGACGATCCTCGATGCCCCGGCGGGGCTGGAGTACGACTTCCCGGCGGCGGGAGTGAACGCGAGCAACTTCGTGACGGTGCTGCAGGCCGAATTGCGTGCGATTGCCGCTCGGCTGGTGATGCCGGAGTTCATGTTCACTTCCGATGCGTCGAACGCGAACTACTCGTCGACGCTGGTGGCCGAGGGGCCGGCGGTGAAGATGTTCGAGCGGCTGCAAGCTTCGCTTCGCAACGACGACTTGCTGGTGATGTGGCGCGTCATCGAGAACGCCGCCGCAGCTGGGCGGCTGCCGCGCGACGTGCGACAACGCGTCGAGGTGCAAATCACGCTGCCGTCGCTGCATGTGCGCGACCAACTGCGCGAAGTGCAGGTCGAGAAGATCGCGTTTGAAAAGGGAATTCTCTCGCCGCAAACGTGGAGCCAGCGGCTGGGGCTCGATTACGACCAGGAGCAAAAGAACTGGGAAGGAGCGAGCGACGAGTTGCGAGCGGCGAGAGTGAAGAGCAAGCCGTAA
- a CDS encoding glycosyl hydrolase family 28-related protein has translation MRTAITRLLLPALLAWQACGSLASAQIAEDVLDFSTIGTANDPLADNTAALITALEERSANTDTRMVIYFPAGDWYFDDELPVGTHGDLTIFDNVTFIGARTGQSAQHQEEGNANAERSRTRFVIDMDGEDDIWWNQIRTYRYGPLAFSDITFQVVDVGSVFSFGDTTDLDAGEQTARALSFERCYFTHLRHFVKTDVGGGHAWMYDADAGAGVNYVLNTTNQSFSLRLHKCYDVTVRDCAFRGARYGIINSHGDRPVFDNVRGFLIGKLLDEYSVPTNAAVGSQIDDMFIETPVLAGAVITGQAGKVRAEFGYNSSGAFSTVPVGPYALPSSVEWEIDDGSSTVDFTFPGGWGYNCTDYFEPRTVIRVNPDEANEPDRYLYVTSVSATSVTFGRSEDTSYVAREISGDGAGVTRFFGTGLIVDGDRAAVMEPSLGLNQDNNDLPIAFIVPDRRPIRFGANTETSNPDPDDPTNLPVVVAACAGNAFHLHAGVDWLGSNDPADHPLVNLGGIGPKYDAGVREPFLDPLTKKQLFVPGRGIGTANDCARDLTFHRVTDSELGQDVWCYRLDNSSVGWELRNIRKSGKPVTYKIRAYVPSGTPTLGVWGGASPLNTHTLSTGWQTITGSSHGPSNAVLTDAQVTGSVVQVGGNGIYVAWVEIDQN, from the coding sequence ATGAGAACGGCAATTACTCGACTGTTACTGCCAGCACTATTGGCCTGGCAAGCTTGCGGATCGCTGGCATCGGCTCAGATCGCGGAAGACGTGCTCGACTTCTCCACGATCGGCACGGCCAACGACCCGCTGGCCGACAACACGGCGGCGCTGATCACCGCGCTGGAAGAGCGATCGGCGAACACCGACACGCGCATGGTGATTTACTTTCCCGCGGGCGACTGGTATTTCGATGACGAACTGCCCGTCGGCACGCACGGCGATCTGACGATCTTCGACAACGTGACGTTCATCGGCGCGCGGACTGGTCAATCGGCGCAGCATCAAGAGGAAGGCAACGCCAACGCCGAGCGCAGCCGAACTCGCTTCGTCATCGACATGGATGGCGAGGACGACATCTGGTGGAATCAAATTCGCACCTACCGCTACGGGCCGTTGGCGTTCAGCGACATCACGTTTCAGGTGGTCGACGTCGGCAGCGTGTTTTCCTTCGGCGATACGACGGATTTGGACGCCGGCGAACAGACCGCGCGTGCTCTGTCGTTTGAACGCTGCTACTTCACCCACTTGCGGCACTTTGTGAAGACCGACGTCGGAGGCGGGCATGCATGGATGTACGACGCCGACGCTGGCGCTGGCGTGAATTACGTCCTTAACACGACGAACCAGTCGTTCTCGCTGCGTCTCCACAAGTGCTACGACGTCACGGTTCGCGACTGTGCGTTCCGCGGCGCGCGGTACGGGATTATCAATTCGCACGGCGATCGTCCGGTGTTCGACAACGTCCGCGGCTTTCTGATCGGTAAGCTGCTCGATGAATACAGCGTTCCGACCAACGCAGCCGTCGGCTCGCAGATCGACGACATGTTCATCGAGACGCCGGTGCTCGCGGGCGCCGTCATCACCGGTCAGGCTGGCAAAGTTCGCGCGGAGTTCGGCTACAATAGTTCGGGGGCGTTCAGTACTGTTCCAGTGGGGCCGTATGCGCTCCCTAGCAGCGTCGAATGGGAAATCGACGATGGCTCCTCGACGGTCGACTTTACGTTTCCGGGAGGCTGGGGCTACAACTGCACCGACTACTTCGAGCCGCGTACGGTCATTCGCGTCAATCCAGACGAAGCGAACGAGCCGGACCGTTATTTGTACGTCACAAGCGTTTCGGCCACTAGCGTCACATTTGGGCGATCGGAGGATACGTCATATGTTGCACGCGAAATCAGCGGTGATGGCGCGGGCGTCACTCGCTTTTTCGGAACGGGGCTGATCGTCGACGGCGATCGCGCTGCGGTGATGGAGCCGTCATTGGGGCTCAATCAAGATAATAACGATTTGCCGATCGCGTTCATTGTTCCCGATCGCCGCCCGATTCGCTTTGGCGCCAACACCGAGACGTCGAACCCGGATCCGGACGATCCGACGAATTTGCCGGTGGTCGTTGCCGCGTGTGCGGGGAACGCGTTCCACTTACACGCAGGCGTCGATTGGCTCGGTTCGAACGACCCTGCCGATCACCCATTGGTGAATCTCGGCGGCATTGGTCCAAAATACGACGCAGGCGTGCGCGAGCCATTCCTCGATCCGTTGACGAAGAAGCAATTGTTTGTTCCTGGCCGCGGCATCGGCACGGCCAATGATTGTGCTCGGGATTTGACGTTCCATCGCGTGACCGATTCGGAGCTTGGTCAGGACGTTTGGTGCTATCGGCTCGACAACTCGAGCGTGGGCTGGGAACTTCGCAACATCCGCAAGTCGGGTAAGCCGGTCACCTACAAGATTCGGGCTTATGTTCCCAGCGGAACGCCGACGCTTGGCGTATGGGGAGGCGCCTCTCCATTGAATACGCATACGTTGTCGACGGGGTGGCAGACAATTACCGGTAGCTCTCACGGACCGTCGAACGCAGTGCTGACCGACGCCCAAGTGACTGGAAGCGTCGTGCAGGTTGGCGGCAACGGCATCTACGTCGCATGGGTGGAGATCGATCAGAACTAA